TCGACGGGCTGAGCCGTTTCGGCGAATTCCAGAAGAGCCTGGGGCTGGCCAAGAACATCCTGTCGGCGCGGCTGCGCACGCTCACCGCCCGCGGCATCCTGGCCGTCGAGCCGGCGGCCGAAGGCAGCGCCTATCAGCGCTACGTGCTGACCGAGAAAGGCCGCGGCCTGTTCCTGGTCATGGTGGCCCTGCGCCAATGGGGTGAGGCGTCGTTCTACGCCCCCGGCGAGCCGCATTCGACCATGCGCGACGCCGAGACCGGCGAAGAGGTTCGCCGCCTGGCGCTCTATTCGGCCGGCGGCCGGCCGCTGCGGACGCAGGACGTGGTCGTGCGGAAGGTGTGAGGGGGAAACGGCGAGTGGCGAATGGCGAATGGGGATGATGCGGGAAGCGCGGCGCCTCGTCGCAGGATTGGTCACCGTGCTCCGCGCATCATCCCCATTCGCTACTCGCTATTCGCCATTCGCTGTTCCCGTGTAACCTCCGGCCGGCTCGCAGGAACCCAATCCATGACGACAAGCTTCAGACTGGCCGACATGACCGTTCACCGCATCATCGAGCAGGAGGTGCCGTTCTTTTCGGCGCTCGAGGTGATGCCGGATCTGAACCGCCCCGGGTTTGCCGGAGGCTGTTTCATTTGAGTCAGGCGGCTCTGGCGTGCTCGGTGGTTTGCGCCCAAAAGCGCGCTTCGGCTTCGGCGGGAGGGATGTTGCCGATTGGTTCAAGAAGCCTTCGATTGTTGAACCAATCAACCCATTCCAGCGTCGCGATCTCGACGTCTGCCATGCCGCGCCAGGGGCCGCGACGATGGATGAGCTCGGCTTTGTAGAGCCCATTGATGGTTTCCGCCAAGGCATTGTCGTAGCTGTCGCCGACACTGCCAACCGATGGCTCAACGCCTGCCTCCTTCAGGCGATCGGTATATTTGATGGCAACATATTGGGCGGATTCAAACGGTCGTCGCAACACTCTGAAGTTGGAGGTTGCGATGAGCATCCGAAAGCGGCGATCGGCACGGTCTGGACGAGCGCCATTACCTTCACCAGGACGGCCGCCTTTGGCGGGGCGCGATGAACAGATTCGATTCTGGCGGGCGATCGCCGCGGGGCTGAGCAGCGAAGATGCTGCTCTCGAAGCCGGAGTGTCGCAGCCTGTAGGAACCAGATGGTTCCGAAAGGCGGGCGGTATGCCACCAGCAATGTTCAGATCCTCGGCAAAGCCGCCTGGTCGTTACCTGTCATTGGTGGAGCGTGAAGAGGTCGCACTTCTTAGGGTGCAGGGCCATTCCATGCAGGAGATCGGGCGCCGCCTGAGGCGAGCCGCCTCGACAATCTCCCGTGAACTGCGGCGCAACGCAGCCACGCGCAGCGGCGGGTTGGAGTATCGGGCGACGACTGCCCAGTGGCATGCGGATCGATCGGCCCGTCGGCCCAAACCGACCAAGCTTGCGCTCAACACAACCTTGCGCACCTATGTGGAGGAGAGACTTGCCGGCGTCGTCGTGGCTCCGAGCGGCGTTTCCGTTCCAGGTCCTGCCGTTCCGTGGAAGGGCCGCCGGCATGGCCCGCGAAAGGATCGGCGATGGGCAAGGGCCTGGAGTCCGGAGCAGATTGCCCGGCGCTTGCCGATCGACTTCCCGGACGACAAGACGATGCGTATCAGCCACGAAGCCATCTATCAGGCCCTCTTCGTTCAGGGCCGGGGGGTGCTGCGCCGCGAACTGACG
This portion of the Phreatobacter stygius genome encodes:
- a CDS encoding IS30 family transposase, whose product is MSIRKRRSARSGRAPLPSPGRPPLAGRDEQIRFWRAIAAGLSSEDAALEAGVSQPVGTRWFRKAGGMPPAMFRSSAKPPGRYLSLVEREEVALLRVQGHSMQEIGRRLRRAASTISRELRRNAATRSGGLEYRATTAQWHADRSARRPKPTKLALNTTLRTYVEERLAGVVVAPSGVSVPGPAVPWKGRRHGPRKDRRWARAWSPEQIARRLPIDFPDDKTMRISHEAIYQALFVQGRGVLRRELTACLRTGRVLRVPRARVRRRGKGFVSPEIMISQRPVEAADRAVPGHWEGDLILGLGSSAIGTLVERTTRFTMLLHLPRLAGHGEAPRTKNGPALAGHGAEAVRDAIARTIITLPEELRRSLTWDQGAEMAQHDRLKIDAGVQVYFCDPQSPWQRGTNENTNGLLRQYFPKGTDLSIHSADEIAAVAAVLNARPRKTLGWKTPAEALDALLP
- a CDS encoding winged helix-turn-helix transcriptional regulator — encoded protein: MKRKCLEADPCPVARSLDAIGDWWSLMIIRDAFDGLSRFGEFQKSLGLAKNILSARLRTLTARGILAVEPAAEGSAYQRYVLTEKGRGLFLVMVALRQWGEASFYAPGEPHSTMRDAETGEEVRRLALYSAGGRPLRTQDVVVRKV